One Mobula hypostoma chromosome 31, sMobHyp1.1, whole genome shotgun sequence genomic window carries:
- the LOC134339903 gene encoding lysophosphatidic acid receptor 5-like isoform X1 — protein MDGWKMSPNSTELPPVCRDFDSKLLLPSCSDHDQVHQLLLAWHGVQLGISLPLNAVALWVFICFLRLRTVVTVYLANLAACDLLFTLALPLRIYYFATDNWPLGNALCQLAGSLFQLNMYGSCLFLAAVNVDRFLALVHPLHSRPLRRRRIAWRVCGVVWALIALGSIPVAIAHDTSCCQNSNSTVEVRCFESFSPRAWKRELLPLVVLAEILGFLLPLSAVLYCSVRILRVLSRRGGGGQGEGEVRRKKVRLLLLVNATIFVLCFLPYNLLLASYAGMKASGDESNTELRSRLRYALQITMLLSSSNCCLDPLVYYFSTEGFRATFRRGPLSPSWSRELGQGRWTLLLPSRKGRDRARSSDHGSPPVEFQVVGKGEGLENGEGAEEKGEKCL, from the coding sequence ATGTCGCCGAACAGCACTGAGTTGCCCCCTGTCTGTCGGGACTTTGACAGCAAATTATTGCTGCCCAGCTGCAGCGACCACGATCAGGTCCACCAGCTGCTGCTGGCCTGGCACGGCGTGCAACTGGGCATCAGCCTCCCGCTCAACGCCGTGGCTCTCTGGGTCTTCATCTGCTTCCTGCGCCTGCGGACGGTGGTGACAGTGTACCTGGCGAACCTGGCCGCCTGCGACCTGCTCTTCACCCTGGCCCTGCCTCTGCGGATCTACTACTTCGCCACCGACAACTGGCCACTGGGCAACGCACTCTGCCAGCTGGCGGGCTCACTCTTCCAGCTCAACATGTACGGCAGCTGCCTCTTCCTGGCGGCCGTCAACGTCGACCGCTTCCTGGCGCTGGTGCATCCCCTCCACTCCCGGCCCCTGCGCCGGCGCCGAATAGCCTGGCGAGTGTGTGGGGTGGTCTGGGCGCTCATCGCCCTGGGATCCATCCCCGTGGCCATCGCCCACGACACCAGCTGCTGCCAGAATTCCAACTCCACAGTGGAGGTGCGCTGCTTCGAGAGCTTCTCCCCACGGGCCTGGAAGAGGGAGCTGCTGCCTCTCGTTGTGCTGGCGGAGATCCTGGGCTTCCTCCTGCCCCTGTCTGCCGTTCTGTACTGCTCTGTCCGCATCCTGCGCGTCCTGAGCCGCAGGGGTGGTGGCGGGCAGGGAGAGGGCGAGGTCCGGAGGAAGAAAGTGCGCCTTCTCCTGCTGGTCAATGCCACCATCTTTGTGCTGTGCTTCCTGCCCTACAACCTGCTGCTGGCGAGCTATGCAGGGATGAAGGCCAGTGGGGACGAGAGCAACACAGAGCTGAGGTCCAGACTCCGCTACGCCCTCCAGATCACCATGCTCCTGTCGAGCTCCAATTGCTGCCTGGACCCACTGGTCTACTACTTCAGCACTGAGGGCTTCCGGGCCACCTTCCGGCGTGGGCCCCTCAGCCCGAGCTGGTCCAGGGAACTGGGCCAGGGGCGGTGGACACTCCTGCTTCCGTCCAGGAAGGGGCGCGACCGGGCCAGGTCCTCAGACCACGGATCTCCCCCTGTGGAGTTCCAGgttgtggggaagggggaggggttggagaatggagagggtgcagaggagaagggggagaaatgcTTGTAG
- the LOC134339903 gene encoding lysophosphatidic acid receptor 5-like isoform X2, translated as MSPNSTELPPVCRDFDSKLLLPSCSDHDQVHQLLLAWHGVQLGISLPLNAVALWVFICFLRLRTVVTVYLANLAACDLLFTLALPLRIYYFATDNWPLGNALCQLAGSLFQLNMYGSCLFLAAVNVDRFLALVHPLHSRPLRRRRIAWRVCGVVWALIALGSIPVAIAHDTSCCQNSNSTVEVRCFESFSPRAWKRELLPLVVLAEILGFLLPLSAVLYCSVRILRVLSRRGGGGQGEGEVRRKKVRLLLLVNATIFVLCFLPYNLLLASYAGMKASGDESNTELRSRLRYALQITMLLSSSNCCLDPLVYYFSTEGFRATFRRGPLSPSWSRELGQGRWTLLLPSRKGRDRARSSDHGSPPVEFQVVGKGEGLENGEGAEEKGEKCL; from the coding sequence ATGTCGCCGAACAGCACTGAGTTGCCCCCTGTCTGTCGGGACTTTGACAGCAAATTATTGCTGCCCAGCTGCAGCGACCACGATCAGGTCCACCAGCTGCTGCTGGCCTGGCACGGCGTGCAACTGGGCATCAGCCTCCCGCTCAACGCCGTGGCTCTCTGGGTCTTCATCTGCTTCCTGCGCCTGCGGACGGTGGTGACAGTGTACCTGGCGAACCTGGCCGCCTGCGACCTGCTCTTCACCCTGGCCCTGCCTCTGCGGATCTACTACTTCGCCACCGACAACTGGCCACTGGGCAACGCACTCTGCCAGCTGGCGGGCTCACTCTTCCAGCTCAACATGTACGGCAGCTGCCTCTTCCTGGCGGCCGTCAACGTCGACCGCTTCCTGGCGCTGGTGCATCCCCTCCACTCCCGGCCCCTGCGCCGGCGCCGAATAGCCTGGCGAGTGTGTGGGGTGGTCTGGGCGCTCATCGCCCTGGGATCCATCCCCGTGGCCATCGCCCACGACACCAGCTGCTGCCAGAATTCCAACTCCACAGTGGAGGTGCGCTGCTTCGAGAGCTTCTCCCCACGGGCCTGGAAGAGGGAGCTGCTGCCTCTCGTTGTGCTGGCGGAGATCCTGGGCTTCCTCCTGCCCCTGTCTGCCGTTCTGTACTGCTCTGTCCGCATCCTGCGCGTCCTGAGCCGCAGGGGTGGTGGCGGGCAGGGAGAGGGCGAGGTCCGGAGGAAGAAAGTGCGCCTTCTCCTGCTGGTCAATGCCACCATCTTTGTGCTGTGCTTCCTGCCCTACAACCTGCTGCTGGCGAGCTATGCAGGGATGAAGGCCAGTGGGGACGAGAGCAACACAGAGCTGAGGTCCAGACTCCGCTACGCCCTCCAGATCACCATGCTCCTGTCGAGCTCCAATTGCTGCCTGGACCCACTGGTCTACTACTTCAGCACTGAGGGCTTCCGGGCCACCTTCCGGCGTGGGCCCCTCAGCCCGAGCTGGTCCAGGGAACTGGGCCAGGGGCGGTGGACACTCCTGCTTCCGTCCAGGAAGGGGCGCGACCGGGCCAGGTCCTCAGACCACGGATCTCCCCCTGTGGAGTTCCAGgttgtggggaagggggaggggttggagaatggagagggtgcagaggagaagggggagaaatgcTTGTAG